Proteins from a genomic interval of Pseudomonas silesiensis:
- a CDS encoding DUF1302 domain-containing protein, whose translation MFTRNTVARHSGNLTGSRCLLATAITIASATASAAPTIELGENTTLDSSLTVNYTASMRTAKQASQYLNDPNNDDGTRNFKRGSLINNRLSLFGELQLKHDNLGAVLRGSQFYDDVYNQKNANDSPQTVNKVGHNDGFSDETRRLSGSMARLLDAYVYGNFDVGETQYLSLKAGRHLVAWGESLFWPNISQGQAPVDATKFNVPGTEAKDSYLPVGQVSGSWSLNENLALVGYYQYEWEKTQLNPVGDYFGSDTFGPGAEFYRLGSGAVDRLPNGLAVGYAGEKDASDSGQWGLGVRYRITENTELGLFHYRYNERIGSMFFDFTGTTQYSSLKSIGHDGTAPSYRLGYFEDVKLTGISFTSKVGDSVQYAGDLSYRDGASVYLNNGAPTTGQIWQGNLNAMYILGPSLLAHQTTFMGEVVHQRIDGVDSLTITGGGAGVDGTFDTFESKTQTRGSTLLGVGAYMDYPSIATGLDLSTKVVWTQNVDGSAYQGLGRDEKRLTVGGDFKYLGNFQIGMTYVAYLSSPDVAQGRLLADRDYLSLNAKYTF comes from the coding sequence ATGTTTACGCGAAACACTGTCGCGCGCCATTCGGGGAACCTGACCGGTAGTCGCTGCCTGTTGGCAACGGCCATCACCATCGCCAGTGCCACAGCCAGCGCCGCACCGACCATCGAACTGGGAGAAAACACCACCCTGGATTCATCGCTGACGGTCAACTACACCGCCTCCATGCGTACCGCCAAGCAGGCCAGTCAATACCTCAACGACCCGAACAACGACGACGGCACGCGCAACTTCAAGCGCGGATCGTTGATCAACAACCGCCTGAGCCTGTTTGGCGAGCTGCAACTCAAGCACGACAACCTCGGTGCGGTGTTGCGCGGCAGTCAGTTCTACGATGATGTCTACAACCAGAAAAACGCCAATGACTCGCCGCAGACGGTGAACAAGGTCGGCCACAACGATGGCTTCAGCGACGAAACCCGCAGGCTCAGTGGCAGCATGGCGCGACTGCTCGATGCGTATGTGTATGGCAACTTCGATGTCGGCGAGACCCAGTACCTGTCGCTCAAGGCCGGCCGGCACCTGGTGGCCTGGGGCGAGAGCCTGTTCTGGCCTAACATCAGCCAGGGCCAGGCCCCGGTGGATGCCACCAAGTTCAACGTGCCGGGTACCGAGGCCAAGGACTCGTACTTGCCGGTGGGGCAGGTGTCCGGATCGTGGTCGCTGAATGAAAACCTGGCGCTGGTGGGCTACTACCAGTACGAGTGGGAAAAGACCCAGCTCAACCCTGTGGGCGACTACTTCGGCAGCGATACGTTCGGTCCCGGCGCCGAGTTCTATCGCCTGGGCAGCGGTGCGGTCGACCGCCTGCCCAACGGCCTGGCGGTCGGTTATGCCGGTGAAAAAGATGCCAGCGACAGCGGCCAATGGGGCCTCGGCGTGCGCTACCGGATCACCGAGAACACCGAACTGGGGCTGTTCCATTACCGCTATAACGAGCGCATCGGCTCGATGTTCTTCGACTTCACCGGCACCACCCAATACTCCTCGCTCAAGAGCATCGGCCATGACGGCACCGCGCCGTCCTATCGCCTGGGCTACTTCGAAGACGTCAAGCTGACGGGCATCAGTTTCACTTCCAAGGTCGGCGACTCGGTGCAGTATGCCGGTGACCTGAGCTACCGCGATGGCGCCTCGGTCTACCTGAACAACGGCGCGCCCACCACCGGTCAGATCTGGCAAGGCAATCTCAACGCCATGTACATCCTGGGCCCAAGCCTGCTCGCCCATCAGACCACCTTCATGGGCGAAGTGGTGCATCAACGCATCGACGGGGTAGACAGCCTGACCATCACTGGCGGTGGGGCCGGCGTGGACGGCACCTTCGACACGTTCGAGTCGAAGACCCAGACCCGCGGTTCGACCCTGCTGGGCGTTGGTGCCTACATGGATTACCCCTCCATTGCCACGGGCCTGGACCTGAGCACCAAAGTGGTGTGGACGCAGAACGTCGACGGCAGCGCCTATCAGGGCCTGGGCCGTGACGAGAAGCGCCTGACCGTGGGGGGCGACTTCAAATACCTGGGCAACTTCCAGATCGGCATGACCTATGTCGCCTACCTGAGCTCGCCGGATGTCGCCCAGGGCCGACTGCTGGCTGACCGCGATTATCTGTCGCTCAACGCCAAGTACACCTTCTGA